GACAAACTCGCTGGTCGAGCTGATGAATATGGTCGAACGTTGGAGGCAAAAAACGGACTACGGTCCCGTCTGTGTGGTGTCACCGTAAGTAACAGCTTTTATCAACCCCTAAACTTCAATGTGAACACCCCTCCCCCCGTACTCCCAACGGTCGATTGTATCATTggggattcgtttttttttttttgcttttggtttaTTGAACCTCTGTCCGCTTTGAAATggggttttaattaaaacctttGGTTCTTTAAACCCATTCCGAACCAACAATAACCGAACAAtctatcgtttttttgtcgccattttgtatgtttgttgagTTGCGTTTTCCCTGTACAGAGTTCTTGTAGCAGAGGTCCTGTTGGGTTGAGCTCCGTGTGTAGAGATGTGATAAGGGGCAAGTACcgaattaattgaaatcgATTGTGTCCATGTCGGTTGCTGGAATCCGTTCtcaaaaagtgtttttttttaacacaggAAACGCTCGCTGTAGTTGAtttgaaagtttgttttctttttagtaTGTGTTTAAAATCTAGTTAATTAAGCAGAAGGCCTTTTTATGACTCCTGAGAGCATAGTTAATTTGAggttttgaatttgaatttgctCCACATTGTTTGGTAGGAATCGGGGTTTGGCAACACTGTTTACTACTCTTATCCACCTGTTCCTTTCCTTCTAGTGACGGCCGTAGCCGCGCAGGTGTGTACTGTGCGGCCAACGCCTGTATAGAGCAGGTCATCCAGCATGGGGAAGTGGACGTTTTTCAGGCTGTGAAAACTGTGCGAAGGCATCGACCGCAACTCGTCGATAACATGGTACCTTTCGTCTTATCTAATGTAGTGTTTCACATTATAAAATTTCCCTATTATTCCTTCCGTTACAGACTGAATACAAGTACTGCTATGATCTGGTGCTGCACTACGTGTTGCACTACCTGAATAAAGActtgaaagaaaagaagtgAGAAAGCGATTTACACGATGATCTGTGGTGAGTGGAACGTTTGGTATAGTGGCAACCACCATCCAGCGTCTAATGAACACTTCTTCTATTCGACTGTACTTGCAGGTTTATTGAATTTGGACGAGGGAAAAGCATCCCGCTTACGCCCGAGTACTCAAATTCCGAACTCTCCAAAGAACTATCGAACGCAGGTCGTGTAATCGTGGAAAAGAACATCAGAAAGCTACAGAAGGGAGAGTCCTACGACCATTGTCAATCGTTTGACGATAAAAAGTTTGTAATCGACAAGAACGGACGCATTTGTGAGCGAAAGAAGAAGGGCCGGCTGTACAGTTTGGGCGGTAACGATCCACCGAAACGGTGCAGCCGGGGCCGGCTCGACCGTCTCAAGACGGTCGGCACATTCGACATCACGAACGAGATCTCACGCCTCAGCCAGAAAACAATGAACCTAAACGAACGCATCATCAGCACGCAACTGTTCGCGCAAACGATCGACGAGACGGCCACCACGACCACGTCGGTGGGCAGCAGCGTCGGTTTGAGCGTTGGCTTCGTGCCGTTCGTTGCAGCAGCCACCGCCGGGTTGGCCGGTCCGAGCGGGACCACCGTCATGCTACCAACCGACACCGCATCCGGCCCATCGACGTCTTCCAGCCATGCGAAACAACCAAGCGCCGAAACGATCCACCTGTCATCGCCGCATCATCTGCATCTGCTGCATACGGGAGGCAGTGGGAGCAGCAGTAGTGTAGGCACAGTGGCGACCCTTGTACAGCAGCCACCACAACACTCAACACCACCATCTACCGGCAGAGCAACCGGGAAAAGTCGCAGCCTGAGTACGGGCTCATACATCACCAAGGACTCGAGTGCACACTCGAGCGCGGAACGGCTCACCAAATCCAACAGCCATACGGAGGTGCACAGCAACAGTGGGTCTGCTGGAGCATCCACTTCGAAAGACGTCGGAGGATCCATAATGCCCCAGAACAAATCCTTGGAGGAGGGCCGTTCAATGATTCCTTCCGTGAAAAGTTCCCCACCTGTGCGAAAGCCTATCCTGCGCAAATCGAAGAAGATCGTCCGTACCGATTCGGAGTTCCTGAAGGGTAACATCTATGAGAAGGAGTCGAGCGTGTCCAGCTCCCAATACACACCGACAAGAGACCGACGCAGGGAACAGTTCGCCGATTACCGCAGCAGCAATCCATCGTCCGAAACGCACAAATCCACCGACGAGAGCTCCAAAAACATATCGACCGACGAAATAGACACCGTGTTCTCGGACACGATGGATCTCGAGCAGATGGAGCAGGACTATCGGATGCATCTGAAGAACAATTTGCAGCGCGAGTACAAGAGCGACAGCGACACGCTGGACGAGGTGGGCAAGAAGCGCACGCCGGATTACAACGCGTGGAAGAACCAAAGCTACGAGAACACGTTCGATGTGTACGGGAAGGAAATCGGCGAACAGACGGCGAACGGTAGAAATCACGCCACAGGCGATCGTGCCACAGTCGATGCGTCGCCGAAAGGCGATGAACACCCCGAACGACCATCTACCTCGGCCGCACCGAAACCGGACCGACCAACGGAGCTCGAGCTTGGATCCACGTCCGACGGTGGCGGCAAGTCGTCCGCCTCCTCCACGAACGACGGTCCGTTTGGGCATCTGTTCGAGAAGAATTTGGGACGGTTTAAGCGTATGAACAAGTTGCTCAAGTGCAAGCGCTTCAGCACGTCGGCCCTGTACGAGAAGAAATCATCGGCGAGTGGAAGTGCGACCGCATCGGACGGCAAACCCTCGTTCACGTCACCTACCAAAAGCATACCGAACGCGGCACGATCGCCCGTCAAATCGATCCACTCCCAGTCGAAGGCATCGATCAGTTCGTCCAAATCGTCACTCTTCGGAAGCAAAAAGTCGGGCACCGGGTTTACGTTTAAGGGTAAGCGGTTTCTCTTCACCGGCAAGACGTCGCCCAACAAGTCCAAGTCGAACAACGAGATCAGCTACTACCGCACCAAATCGACCAAGAGCTCCAAGAAGGGTTCGGTGAAGAACAACAGTACGGCGTGCCTGAATCTCGAAACCACCTGTACATCGCCGCTGTCTGAGGCATTTTACAACACGACCGGCAGCGTGCGGTTGAGCGCGATGGAGCTGTACGAGAAGTTTTGCTCGCAGGACTTTAGCGGACTGTACAAACACGAAACGGTGCGTGCTGAGACGGACAGTCACGGTAGCGGGACGGACTCGAGCCACTACGAGTCGCATAGACATCTCGGCGCGATACGGAAGTATCGACGGCGCAACTTCAAGCTGCTGCGCCAGAAAAGTGAACCCAAGTTCTCGTTTCGCACCGATACACTGTACGAGGACAGCTACGACGGTGTGTGTTATCACGATGAGAAGGACGAGGAGGAAGAGTACGGCACGGAGGATTACAATCAGTTCCTGTACGATGAGCAGTACTATGAGGAAGACATTGAGCATTACAGTATCGAAAACATCTACTACCAGAGGAATGGGCTGATAGCGCTACCGGATGGAAGCTATGTGCAGCGGTACCCTTACCGTATGGAAGACGAGGAAGGTGACCAGGAGGAGGAagacgaggaggaggaggaagaagaggaagaggagcTGGGTGAAGAGGAAGAGTGCGACTATCAGGgtgaggaggaagaggaggaggaggagggagaagaagaggaggaggaagtgGATGAGAATGAGTTCGACGAGGAGGATGAAGATGAGCTGGCCatggaggaggaagaggaggagcgGAGACGTCTGCAGCGGCTACAACTACCCCCACCGATCGAGCTCGTCGCCTCGATGGATTCCGACTGTGACGAGATCTACCTGATGCCGCAGAACGAGTCCGACAGCAAGAAGTTGATCATACAGGACTTTCTGTTTCATCGCAGTAACGACTTTGACGCGAACGCCAGCGGGGACGACTACGACTTTGCCGAGGTGGACGAGGAGGCGGAAGAGGAGAGAGAGTTGGCTCACGCGGAACTGGAGTCGAAGCAGAGTGGCGTCGGGCAGCCGGAGGACGACTTCGAGCAAGACTTTCGGATGGAGCGATACGCGGCGACCGATAAGGAGACGCTTACGATCTACAAGATTTGTTCGAAGGAAAGCATACTGGAGTCGATGCGGGGCGAGACCCCGGAACGTGCTTCGGACAATCTGCCGCACAGTGCCTCGATGGAGCAGTACTTCCTCAAGTCGGACTGCGTGACGACGCTCGAACGGACGGCATCGTTGGATCTGCTGAGCAACTCCAGCGGCACGCTTAACAAATCCACCCTGACGGACTACGCCTTCGATACGGTGCGCAATATGAACCTGGACAGCTGCAGTACCTCCCGACTGAGCCTGTCGCTCAAGAGTGAAATCTTCGAGGACACCGCAAACGGTGGTGGTTCCGGTGGAGGTCCTTCACTGGCAGCGGAACCGGTCACAACCGGTGCGCTGCAGGATGCTGCCACCGGTAGCGTAGAATCTGCCGAAGCGAGTTCTGAAGTTCCGCGTATCAAGAGTTGGAACATTGAAGACTTTACCCTCACACCGGAAGAATCGTTCTCCGATGAGCAGTTGCCGCTGGATGGGCCGTGTGAGAGCGATGCGTCAAAGATTGCGGAGCTGATACAGGAGCGCTGCGCAGATAGTACCACCGCACAGGAACCGCCCGAACTCGATCAGCACAACGGTACGGCCGAGTACACGATCGTCGATCTGGACGAAGAACCGTACATGTTGGATCCGACAATTTCGGAATTTACGTCGGAAATCACGAAGGAGTTCGATTTACTGTTTTCCCGCGCAGAGACGGAATCTTTGCAAGCGGCCGCCGCCGTTGCCTCGACTACCACGGTGGAGCAACCGTCCCCGCCCCAGCCGGCACCACTCGAAGGGCCTTCGCAGCTCGGTGATGTGTTGAAGTTACTGAGCGACCTTCCGACGCGCTACTCCATGCAGATGCTGGAACACATCAATCTCGACTCGGACGACATATGTATTCCGGTGCGCGAGGAAGCGAACGGTACTGCTCCAgcgccaccatcaccaccatccacCTCGTCCGTACCCACAaaaccatcagcatcaccGAACTCTTCCGTCCCCAACAGTCAACCGCCAGAAAGTGCCAAACCGCGTACACTCGAGCCGAGCGGAAGCGGACGATCGTTCGCGAAGATGAAGCTAAGGTCAACGCATTCGACCGGAGCGACCAAAACGGCTGCCACCACGCCAACGGCACCGGATATCACAGCATCGGTCGGTGGTGTACAGGATGCCGGCCCAGCCGCCAAACCTGGCGACAGTGGCGATCGGCTGAAGAAGGCGCGCAGCCAGTCGTTAGGTAACTtacgaaataaaaccaaatgttttccattatAGAATTTAAGTAACACTGTAACAATAATCCTAACACTATGGGTGCTGCCAGTAGTAGTGTAAGGCAGCGCACGCGAGGTTACGCCAAGGTTCACACTGCGCGCACGGAGCCGGGTGGTGCCGGGTACTTTCAACCCGCTCCATTAAAGCCGCTCCCGTTGCGTTGCGATGCGTTTTATCCAGTTTGTAGGGTTTTGTTGTGCGAAGGTTGGTAGGTTGGTAGAACGTCTAGTAGTTCCGAGTGGGCGATATTTTTTATACGAACTCCCCTAGTCACCCTGTCCACTCTCCGCTCGACGTTCGTAGTGTACCATCAACCCCTTTCCCTTCAACGGTGGCTATGCAGTACCCACGGTAAACACGGTCGTATTTATACACCAGATCTAAGAAGATTAATCTAGAGTAACGAATTGTCTAGCCAAAGAAGAAACACTACGGTAAGCCGGATGAATGTCGACttgaaaggaaggaaggaacagTCGACATAGCGGTCGAGGACCCTCAACGTTTAGCAGCAAGTCATCGTTTTTCCCCTTCGCAATTGGTCTACTGTTGTTGGTGGAACACAAGCTGTCTGCTCCACCTGCTATGTTTCCGTTGGCCAGATTTATATGGGCCAGCATTTTGGAATTGTTTGCAGGAAAAGGAGGTTTTTTTGAttatgctttttgttgtttaaaatgttgGATGGACGAGAAAACTAGCTAGTGGAAGTGGAAGTTGCAAGCAGTAGATAGACGTAACGGAATGGAGCATTGGAGAATCGCTAGCTCCACTGGCTAGGGTGATGCAGAGTTTTCTATTCCGATGGGACCACGATAAAGgaggagagtttgtttttgctactcgagagaaaaaagaaaaaccagagagaatatcgtttatatttccACTGTAACGTTGTAACAAAGCTAAACCAAACAATACACTTACTGGATATACTTAATCGTACTACATCTATACCGTTAGGCGTCCATCGTGTAAGCGTTCGATCTTGTTTTGTAAACACACATTTGCCTTTGTTGTTGCTATAGACATACTACCGAGACGTGTCGTTATTCCGGAGATCTCCCGGTGATCTCTTGCTCCGGAAGGGAATTCAGTGAAGAGAGTGGATTGAATTTTATCTTCCTAAggtatgcgcgtgtgtgtgtgtgtgtgacccAGTTGCATGTTGTGTAAGTGATCGTACGCATTATGTGTAAGTGTATCGTTGTCGTAGATATAATCTAGTCTAATGGACTCTGTGTGAAGAGAtcgaaaaattgttaaaaaaaaaaacaaacaaaaccaaaactatatagaaaaaaaacatctcatcACAAGtcttaagcaaaccaaaccaaaatgtagataatattaaacgaaaaaaaaaacgaaaagaaaaaaaaacaataccaaaaaaacacaaaaccttgTAAATCGCAAACCGAGCAAAAAGATGAAACGTTCTAAAACTTCAATAGGCTTACATTCTAGTAACTGCAATCGGCACACCGGGGGTGGAGTAGCACCCGCACTCGGTGGCCATTGTAAggcgaaatggaaatggataaGCAAATTATTAAGTCAGCTAGGAGTAAGTTTTGTACAGGTAGAGAACatatttaaacacaaaatcacACCCATGCCCAtgctattgttgttgttatctcCTTACCATTCTTTCGTGCCCAATCCTGGGTCCTGGCGGAAGGGTTGATGGGTTTCTGTGTACGAttgttaaaattgaattataaaaaaaatggttaacaTCGtcctccaaacaaaaaaaaaacacaggagTACGTTAGGTTTCGATTCATTCTTCAAGTGGAGTCTTTTTTCGCTCTCGTTgcctcttttttattttgtctcaCCCTGTAAATCATTGTTAGTAGAGAACTCTGCACATCAATGGGAGACTGTTTTTCGATTTTGTGGTGCAAAAAatcactgtaaaaaaaaacatcagtcTGTAAGGCTAGGGTATACTGATACTGAAATACTGATACAACTGAACCGTGATACagtttaaatgtttgatgGTATGCATGTGAAACCTCACGTCGAAAACCGGAGGTCCTCTCGTTTATAGCATGGTACATGCACTAGCAACCGGATAGATGTATTGTTATAATGATAGTAATTTTTATGATGATCCCTTTAAAGTACCATTCGCATCAAGGtggtgagtgtgcgtgtggcaGTGGTTGTAATTCTTTCTCCAGGCGTCGATCGGAACGATCAGTCACATAAGAGTATCGTAAAGAATTCAATTCTTGCGCACTGTACAGAATGTCTAGCCCGGGTATGTGGCACAGAGAGGCTCAGTTGTTTATAGACATGTTTTAGGGAATTTAAACTAGCCGAATTCACGCACACCCACGTACACAAATCATTGGTAACACTTCGACAGAAGGAGCTTCACTGCGAACGCGTTgggtaaaatggaaaatgaaagttaACTGAACCGAAACAAAGTAAGACAGCGGACAGATACAGCGCTAGTACATAGAGTAGTCGTACCGAAACCCTTGCCAATCGAAGCCGCCAAGCGAGAATCGTTGGTTTTGATAGTCTTTGCTTATTGTATATGCTGTTGGCTGCTTTCGTTCATTAATTCACTCAGACCCCTCCCCCGGAAAAGTGTCAGCTTCAAAGTCGGGTGCGGTCGCTTTTGGAAAGCTTTTCTCCTGATACTAAAGGGTCTCCGTTTGTTTGCCTCGTATTGGACATCTTTGATAGCTTTTTTAGAATAATTCGCGCACCGCGAACAACCGGTTTATTGCGACAGTACTCCAAACTATACACTCTTTCGAAACGATCTTACAAATCGCACCGCAAGCTCGTCTGCAAATGGCTGctttttaaaaacacacaatatcGGAATCAACTCTTTTTGCACTTAAACAATCGAATGGCCTTACAATGGATGGGAGTGCGTTACGCGGGGGAAGCGAAAGATTTATTGCAGGTGATCAGGGATTAGGAAGTTGGTAAAAGCCAAGGTCTGCCAAGCGGACCCGCTCTCGATCATCACGATCGTGTAggatttgtgttgtttgttgttgatgttttctttctcggCCTTCGATGAAGAGTAGTCTTTAAGCAAACATGCCTCGTCTAAATGCTACCCCAGAAGGGAAGGGAGGAATTGAACCTGAGTTGAGGCGGGCTCCCAGCTGCAACTACCTTTTGTATCTCTATATTTGCTATAAGCTCAATGTGCGCATTATGTGTTCAGCAGTAACAACGGCATTTCGCGCGATCTTCAACCAGAACCAGCGTTCCGGAGATCTTGCTGAAGAAGTCAACTCGCCGCCTCCCCCTTGTTGATGTCGTTTAGTAGCACTCGTTTGCGTGTCGACGGTTCCAAATTGTGTGCGGTTGCGTTTTCGTTGTTTGATGGGAAAGATTTTAACAGGCACTGCACTTTCGATGATCGGTGATCAAGAACGGAACAGTGCATTAGATTAAGGTAAAGCTAGAGGCCACATAATAACTAAGGAAAGTATAAAGAAATGAACGTTTAAACTAAACAACTCCGAGGGGAATCTAAGCGTGTAACGCGTATAGCTGACCTctcacaaatacacacaccgaATAAAAGGCAGTGGTTGGAAAGGAATTTAAAAGAAACCTAGCATAAAATATCATAACCATAActaaaaaccaacaaacaaatccaaacacTCGATAACTGTTAAGTATAAACGTGATAACACTCAAACAGACACGACATACGCCAAGCATTATTTGTTGTATTTAGTAGACACATATTATCGTGACCATGGCACACCCGGCTGTTGTGCTCATGTTCCACTGTTGCTGGAGGATGCAACTCACAGaagatagaaacaaaacaaacacacagacagacTTCTGCATACCAGTAAttcaaattaaactaaatGAAATTAGTATAGCCAAATCTATAACAAACCCGCGATCGGTTGATGTTGAACAggttatgttttgcttgcgttGAAGATGTTGAGCACATTTTTCGGTTACATTTGTACAGGCAATCGAAGCCAAAGAGTCACTATAAAACTCATCCTAAAGCGTATCGGGAAAGGGTGAAATAAAAGAGGGGAATAACTATAGCGAATATAGTATGTGTAGATGTCGTTGTTGAACCGTAGATAAATTAAACGTGAACATGATTAAACGGGGCAGAAGATAATAATATTGGTGGACGTCTGGTGAATTataatggaagcaaaaaccacACCCACACAATCCATAACCCGCATGCAGACGTGATCTTTTGCGATCGTGACCGTCGCTGATCCGGTACGCGTATCTGTTCGTCCGGTTTGATCGTGCAGATATTCAgcaatggaaaggaaatagttagttttttttatgttagaaCAACATGGCACGGATTTGGTATGCAAAAACACAGGGAACTCGTAGCATCGTTCTGGAGCATGACTCCAGAGAACCGCCATGGAGGAGGAAGCAGAGAAACAATCTTACTAGCACAATTCACTAGACCGATCGGAATATATTTGTTAATAGTCAGAATTGTACAATACCATCTTCTGCGTtaggaaaataatttacatgTTGTTATGTTACTTTTTATACTTTACCAAGATTCGAGATTCGTATTCAAGAGGATTACAGAGCATGGTGCGGATATGTAAAAGCAATAGAGCATGTACACTatctcacaaacacacaattatACACCCATCCACAATCCTGAATACCACACATTCTACAAAACGTTGAAAGGAGTTGATGATcggggaaaaacaaatcttcgTAAAATATCAACACCTATGAGtttgataatgaaaattgtatGTTGTGCGtctatttcgtttcgttatATCTCTTTGTATAATCCAGagtatgaaattatttttatatttgtggAAACCAAATACATCCAGCATCAGAATAAAACATCGttggaatataaaaaaaggatatcattgttttaataaaataattcgaaCTGTATATTTACCAAGAGAAAGTGGATATCCAACTTGAAATGATACGCTTTGCATagtaaaagaagaaattaCACAgttgttttgaatgttttattaattttaactcTCAACAGCCGACAGCAACTGTCAATTTGAAgctgttgaaatatttcacttacGTTCTGAAAACTCACCACACTACGAAACCCATTTCGTTTCACAAAATCATGCAATTAGACGTGGGAAATTAATGGAAGATAGTTCAGATTACTCTACGGCTACAATAGCTCCACTAAAGTACCAGACCTTTACTTCACTGGAGTTTTTCGTCCAACCTGTGTGGAACATGAAATATTTGActggtgaaacatttcaacaagCGATAATGGTGAATGTGGTGAACGAAACCCATTGCTGTTAGCCTCAAATTCGCTTTTAATGTAGCATCTGATAAACAATGTACTTTTATAGGAGTCTTATTTGAAGCTCACGTTTAGAATTGCTGAAAAATGCTGCAAAATTGAGTAACTTTCGCCGGAGCAGTATATTAGCACAATAGGTGAAACGTGTGGTTTAGCATCCCTGACACGGTAGACAATTTCAACCGGCATTTGCGGTGGTTTCATTGTGCGATTTGACTACGAGAGTCAGTTAGAAACCTCACTTCAAGGCGGAAACAGAGATGTAGCTGTTACCGTCTCGCTTGCATTCGCACTAGAGGGAGTGAGAGCAAACGATATGAATCACCTCACCGACCGGTTCTTTCGCACCCGTCGCGTGTGTCGAACAACCCAACGACGACTAGGCTCAAAAGCGCTTCCGTGAAAATTTCTGCACACGCCGTCTACTGCGAGCCCGCTAGAGTGTGCTGCACGGGAAACGGTTGCGATCAAAGCGAGTGGAGCAGTCGTAGCAGTCGAGTCAAGTTGGTGTGGTTTCCGTGGGAAAGCAGTTAAGTTTTGCTGAAAGTGTGGTTTTTCCCAATCCTGGAGGAAGCGAAGTGCAAGTCCCGGTTTTGAGCGAGAGGAGCGAAGGTATGAATGAGGAGTGGGACGTGGTATTAATTCTGGGTGCAAGACCTCCGTGAACGAa
This Anopheles marshallii chromosome 3, idAnoMarsDA_429_01, whole genome shotgun sequence DNA region includes the following protein-coding sequences:
- the LOC128711160 gene encoding uncharacterized protein LOC128711160, whose protein sequence is MNLNERIISTQLFAQTIDETATTTTSVGSSVGLSVGFVPFVAAATAGLAGPSGTTVMLPTDTASGPSTSSSHAKQPSAETIHLSSPHHLHLLHTGGSGSSSSVGTVATLVQQPPQHSTPPSTGRATGKSRSLSTGSYITKDSSAHSSAERLTKSNSHTEVHSNSGSAGASTSKDVGGSIMPQNKSLEEGRSMIPSVKSSPPVRKPILRKSKKIVRTDSEFLKGNIYEKESSVSSSQYTPTRDRRREQFADYRSSNPSSETHKSTDESSKNISTDEIDTVFSDTMDLEQMEQDYRMHLKNNLQREYKSDSDTLDEVGKKRTPDYNAWKNQSYENTFDVYGKEIGEQTANGRNHATGDRATVDASPKGDEHPERPSTSAAPKPDRPTELELGSTSDGGGKSSASSTNDGPFGHLFEKNLGRFKRMNKLLKCKRFSTSALYEKKSSASGSATASDGKPSFTSPTKSIPNAARSPVKSIHSQSKASISSSKSSLFGSKKSGTGFTFKGKRFLFTGKTSPNKSKSNNEISYYRTKSTKSSKKGSVKNNSTACLNLETTCTSPLSEAFYNTTGSVRLSAMELYEKFCSQDFSGLYKHETVRAETDSHGSGTDSSHYESHRHLGAIRKYRRRNFKLLRQKSEPKFSFRTDTLYEDSYDGVCYHDEKDEEEEYGTEDYNQFLYDEQYYEEDIEHYSIENIYYQRNGLIALPDGSYVQRYPYRMEDEEGDQEEEDEEEEEEEEEELGEEEECDYQGEEEEEEEEGEEEEEEVDENEFDEEDEDELAMEEEEEERRRLQRLQLPPPIELVASMDSDCDEIYLMPQNESDSKKLIIQDFLFHRSNDFDANASGDDYDFAEVDEEAEEERELAHAELESKQSGVGQPEDDFEQDFRMERYAATDKETLTIYKICSKESILESMRGETPERASDNLPHSASMEQYFLKSDCVTTLERTASLDLLSNSSGTLNKSTLTDYAFDTVRNMNLDSCSTSRLSLSLKSEIFEDTANGGGSGGGPSLAAEPVTTGALQDAATGSVESAEASSEVPRIKSWNIEDFTLTPEESFSDEQLPLDGPCESDASKIAELIQERCADSTTAQEPPELDQHNGTAEYTIVDLDEEPYMLDPTISEFTSEITKEFDLLFSRAETESLQAAAAVASTTTVEQPSPPQPAPLEGPSQLGDVLKLLSDLPTRYSMQMLEHINLDSDDICIPVREEANGTAPAPPSPPSTSSVPTKPSASPNSSVPNSQPPESAKPRTLEPSGSGRSFAKMKLRSTHSTGATKTAATTPTAPDITASVGGVQDAGPAAKPGDSGDRLKKARSQSLGNLRNKTKCFPL